In a single window of the Raphanus sativus cultivar WK10039 chromosome 9, ASM80110v3, whole genome shotgun sequence genome:
- the LOC108828451 gene encoding phosphatidylinositol 4-phosphate 5-kinase 8 — METRPEEREFSNGDVYSGQLRGTLPHGKGKYAWSDGITYEGDWEEGKISGKGKIQWLSGAKYEGDFSGGYLHGFGTLTSPDGSVYSGSWRMNVRHGLGRKEYPNSDSYDGSWREGLQDGSGSYTWSNGNRFIGNWKKGKMSGRGVMSWGNGDLFNGFWLNGLRHGSGVYKYADGGFYFGTWSRGLKDGTGVYYPAGSKHPSLKKWHRHFGYNDTGNFILSHESSLNLEEIRSSKAVSRTVSEITTRNSGRMSERFHDENWSTSDPPRDYMGHGPLSKSARSGDSGQSEGRGKNPIVFEREYMQGVLIKERIMSSIDMSRKARPLDGPKEVTISACVSFLGGKWNYYLMLNLQLGIRYTVGKITPVPRREVRASDFGERARITMFFPRDGSQYTPSHKSIDFDWKDYCPMVFRNLREMFKLDAADYMMSICGDDGLREISSPGKSGSIFYLSHDDRFVIKTLKRSELKVLLRMLPRYYEHVGDHENTLITKFFGVHRLKLKWGKKVRFVVMGNMFCTELKIHRRYDLKGSTQGRFTEKSKIREKTTMKDLDLAYEFHMDKLLRESLFKQILLDCSFLESLQIIDYSLLLGLHFRAPDQLNDILEPPHEMSDQETDSVASVEVGLPREPSIPPKGLLLVTHEPSSVNTAPGPHIRGSTLRAFAAGEKEVDLILPGTARLRVQLGVNMPAQAHHKLRQDEEESGTVELFEVYDVVIYMGIIDILQAYNMKKRMEHTCKSMQYDPMSISAIEPTLYAKRFTDFLLKVFPETA; from the exons ATGGAAACAAG GCCTGAAGAGAGAGAGTTCTCAAACGGTGACGTTTACTCTGGTCAACTCAGAGGAACACTTCCTCACGGGAAAGGCAAGTACGCGTGGTCTGATGGAATCACCTACGAAGGTGATTGGGAAGAAGGCAAAATCTCAGGGAAAGGAAAGATTCAATGGCTATCCGGAGCCAAATACGAAGGTGACTTCTCTGGAGGTTACCTTCACGGCTTCGGCACGTTGACATCCCCCGACGGATCCGTCTACAGCGGATCCTGGAGGATGAACGTGCGCCACGGGCTAGGCAGGAAAGAGTATCCCAACTCGGACTCGTACGATGGGTCTTGGAGAGAAGGGTTGCAAGATGGGAGTGGCAGTTACACTTGGAGTAACGGAAACAGGTTCATTGGGAACTGGAAAAAAGGTAAAATGTCTGGGAGAGGGGTTATGAGCTGGGGGAACGGTGATCTCTTCAACGGGTTTTGGTTGAACGGTCTTAGACATGGCTCTGGGGTTTATAAGTACGCTGATGGAGGTTTCTATTTCGGAACCTGGTCGCGTGGGCTGAAAGATGGGACGGGTGTTTACTATCCTGCCGGGAGTAAACACCCGTCTTTAAAGAAGTGGCATCGGCATTTCGGTTATAACGACACCGGGAACTTTATCCTCTCTCATGAATCGTCGTTAAACCTCGAGGAGATACGGAGTTCGAAAGCTGTGTCGAGGACTGTTTCTGAGATAACCACAAGAAACTCGGGGAGAATGTCTGAGAGGTTCCATGATGAGAACTGGAGTACGAGTGATCCTCCGAGAGATTATATGGGTCATGGGCCGTTGTCCAAGTCTGCGCGGTCTGGTGACTCTGGTCAAAGCGAGGGGCGCGGGAAGAACCCTATAGTGTTTGAAAGGGAGTACATGCAAGGAGTTTTGATTAAAGAGCGGATTATGAGTTCTATTGACATGTCACGCAAGGCTAGACCTCTGGATGGGCCTAAAGAGGTTACGATTAGCGCCTGTGTGTCCTTTCTAGGGGGGAAATGGAACTATTATCTGATGCTTAATCTCCAACTCGGTATAAG GTATACTGTTGGGAAAATCACGCCGGTGCCTCGGAGGGAAGTTCGTGCTTCTGACTTTGGCGAAAGAGCTAGAATCACTATGTTCTTCCCCAGAGATGGTTCCCAGTATACGCCTTCACATAAGTCCATTGATTTCGATTGGAAAGACTATTGCCCTATGGTTTTCAG GAATTTGAGGGAGATGTTCAAACTAGATGCTGCAGACTACATGATGTCTATCTGTGGTGATGATGGTCTGAGGGAAATTTCCTCACCTGGGAAAAGTGGCAGTATCTTCTACCTCTCTCACGATGACAGATTTGTGATCAAGACATTAAAAAGATCTGAGTTAAAG GTTCTACTTAGGATGTTACCGAGGTACTATGAACATGTAGGGGACCATGAAAACACGCTCATAACGAAGTTTTTTGGAGTACACAGATTAAAACTCAAGTGGGGAAAAAAG GTACGCTTTGTGGTCATGGGGAATATGTTTTGCACAGAGTTGAAGATTCATCGCCGCTATGACCTTAAGGGCTCTACTCAGGGGAGATTTACAGAAAAGAGCAAAATCAGAGAAAAGACTACCATGAAAGATCTTGATCTAGCTTATGAATTTCATATGGACAAGCTTCTACGAGAGTCTCTCTTCAA GCAAATTTTGTTAGACTGCTCGTTCTTGGAATCTCTGCAAATCATAGATTACAGTCTTCTGTTGGGATTACATTTTAGAGCTCCTGATCAACTTAATGATATCCTAGAGCCTCCCCATGAAATGTCAGATCAAGAAACTGATAGTGTTGCTTCTGTTGAAG TCGGTTTGCCTCGAGAACCATCCATTCCTCCAAAAGGACTGTTATTGGTTACTCACGAACCTAGTTCCGTTAATACTGCCCCGGGTCCTCACATCAGAGGAAGTACACTACGAGCATTCGCTGCTGGGGAGAAAGAAGTTGATCTCATTCTACCTGGAACTGCAAG GCTCCGGGTACAGCTAGGAGTAAACATGCCAGCTCAAGCCCACCACAAACTCCGTCAAGACGAGGAGGAATCTGGAACGGTGGAGCTCTTTGAAGTATATGATGTGGTTATTTACATGGGCATCATCGACATCCTGCAAGCCTACAACATGAAAAagagaatggaacatacttgcAAGTCAATGCAGTATGATCCAATGTCAATTTCAGCCATCGAGCCTACACTTTACGCTAAACGGTTCACTGATTTTCTCCTCAAGGTTTTCCCAGAAACAGCATAA
- the LOC108826740 gene encoding defensin-like protein 206: MAKNCSSVTFSVLLIVLLMASTEILKIEAMNVKARCLPQGCKNPTFSEECGLEPFTGTNNDCCHCCVAKYGRQAVCKGVVEGPDKHCHCYKERV; encoded by the exons atggcGAAGAACTGTAGCTCCGTTACCTTCAGCGTTCTCTTGATTGTCCTCTTGATGGCTTCGACCG AAATCCTCAAAATTGAGGCTATGAACGTCAAGGCCAGATGCCTTCCACAGGGATGCAAAAATCCTACATTCTCTGAAGAGTGCGGCCTGGAGCCGTTCACAGGTACAAACAATGATTGCTGTCATTGTTGCGTAGCTAAATACGGGAGGCAAGCAGTCTGTAAAGGAGTTGTTGAGGGACCAGACAAACACTGTCATTGCTACAAAGAACGTGTTTGA
- the LOC108826520 gene encoding defensin-like protein 206, with the protein MAKNLSSATFTVLLLVLLMASTEILKIEAMNIKARCLPQGCKNPTFSEECGVEPFPGSNNDCCHCCVAKYGRKAVCKGVVEGPDKHCHCYKERV; encoded by the exons atGGCGAAGAACCTTAGCTCCGCCACCTTCACCGTTCTCTTGCTTGTCCTCTTGATGGCTTCGACCG AAATCCTCAAAATTGAGGCTATGAACATCAAGGCTAGATGCCTTCCACAGGGATGCAAAAATCCTACATTTTCCGAGGAGTGCGGCGTGGAGCCATTCCCAGGTTCAAATAACGATTGCTGTCACTGTTGCGTAGCCAAATACGGGAGGAAAGCAGTCTGTAAAGGAGTTGTTGAGGGACCAGACAAACACTGTCATTGCTACAAAGAACGTGTTTGA
- the LOC108825396 gene encoding agamous-like MADS-box protein AGL97, protein MGGTKRKIKIEEIEKKTVKSVAFTKRRNGLFRKAAELCLLSSSTQIAILATPPSTNSHAAFYSFGHSSVDHVVSSLLNGRCPLPTEQENKSGLGFWWEDEGFERSENIDELKEATDAVSRMLNNLRLRLDALKSNQSDGDVVIHEEEVLQLCDTERNNNEEMTNQITRLEGASGSGSCLVENVEDNDLPHHEEFFSDARIDQF, encoded by the coding sequence ATGGGAGGCACAAAGCGTAAAATAAAGATTGAGGAGATCGAAAAGAAGACAGTGAAATCGGTTGCTTTCACGAAACGACGTAACGGTCTCTTCCGCAAAGCTGCTGAGCTCTGTCTTCTCTCTTCCTCTACTCAAATCGCAATCTTAGCGACTCCTCCTTCTACCAATTCTCACGCTGCTTTCTACTCCTTTGGCCACTCCTCTGTCGACCACGTTGTTTCCTCTCTGCTCAACGGTAGGTGTCCTCTTCCGACAGAACAAGAGAACAAGTCAGGATTAGGGTTTTGGTGGGAAGACGAAGGCTTTGAAAGATCGGAGAACATAGATGAACTGAAAGAAGCTACTGATGCGGTTTCCAGGATGTTGAACAATTTGAGGCTACGATTAGATGCTTTGAAGAGTAATCAAAGTGATGGAGATGTAGTGATCCATGAAGAGGAGGTTCTTCAGCTTTGTGACACCGAGAGGAACAACAACGAAGAGATGACGAATCAAATTACTAGACTTGAAGGAGCTTCTGGTTCTGGAAGTTGTTTGGTTGAGAATGTGGAGGATAATGATCTGCCTCATCATGAGGAATTTTTTAGTGATGCCAGGATTGATCAATTTTGA